A genomic window from Flavobacterium phycosphaerae includes:
- a CDS encoding class I SAM-dependent methyltransferase has translation MEDNQKQAWLDYSKGISIDHIKHSFTNPTNFQVELNSLLQKTVKENHFKNAIEIGCEAGISLMLLSKNLEQATFLDYDHTILEKVEKVCADLNFNGTNCICEDMFTMNSIADNTYDLAYNSGVIEHYTKEVRTKAIISYARITKKGGYVIVAYPNHHTLPYRLSYLIGRMLGKKVWPWPKEYKFYSLKDEMEAAGLEYVERITMDRDSLFGQWITKYKITSKFFLFLDKFMHFEGYLTVCIAKKPL, from the coding sequence ATGGAAGATAACCAAAAACAAGCTTGGCTTGATTATTCAAAAGGCATAAGCATTGACCACATAAAACATTCTTTTACTAATCCGACAAATTTTCAAGTAGAATTAAATTCGTTACTCCAAAAAACAGTTAAAGAAAACCATTTTAAAAATGCTATTGAAATTGGCTGTGAAGCCGGAATAAGCCTGATGCTACTTAGCAAAAATTTGGAGCAAGCTACCTTTTTGGATTACGATCACACCATACTTGAAAAAGTGGAAAAAGTTTGTGCGGATTTAAACTTTAACGGAACAAATTGTATTTGTGAAGACATGTTTACCATGAACTCAATTGCAGATAACACCTATGATTTAGCTTATAACTCGGGAGTTATTGAACATTATACAAAAGAAGTAAGAACTAAGGCCATTATTTCGTATGCCCGCATAACTAAAAAAGGAGGATATGTTATTGTGGCATATCCCAATCACCATACACTCCCTTACAGATTATCGTATTTAATTGGAAGAATGCTTGGTAAAAAAGTTTGGCCATGGCCTAAAGAATACAAGTTTTACTCCCTAAAAGACGAAATGGAAGCGGCCGGTTTAGAGTATGTTGAAAGAATCACTATGGATCGCGATTCATTATTTGGACAATGGATAACGAAGTATAAAATTACCAGTAAATTCTTTTTATTTCTGGATAAATTCATGCATTTTGAAGGATATTTAACCGTTTGCATTGCCAAAAAACCTCTTTAA
- a CDS encoding glycosyltransferase family 2 protein: protein MQKPIIGIISPCYNEELVLNETTVQINTIISDLISRNIVSEKSFAVFVDDGSKDKTWELIEEKAAGLLHVKGLKLAGNVGHQNALLAGLMAFKDEADALISIDADLQDDVRVIEEMILKFKLGVDVVYGVRKERPTDTFFKKNTALLFYNLMKIMKVNIVYNHADYRLCSKRVLNSLSEFGEVNLFLRGIIPTIGFTKENVYYDRLERFAGESKYPLRKMLTFAWNGITSFSNYPLRLVTIIGFVIFFFCLLMSGYALFSLYRHNVVPGWLSTVLPMYFLGGVQLFCFGILGEYIGKIYLEVKKRPRYFIDKRVD from the coding sequence ATGCAAAAACCCATTATAGGCATCATTTCCCCTTGTTATAACGAGGAATTGGTATTAAATGAAACTACTGTTCAAATCAATACAATCATTTCTGATTTAATTTCAAGGAACATTGTTTCTGAAAAGAGCTTTGCGGTCTTTGTTGATGACGGAAGTAAAGATAAAACCTGGGAGCTTATCGAAGAAAAAGCTGCTGGATTACTACATGTAAAAGGATTAAAATTAGCCGGGAACGTAGGCCATCAGAATGCGCTTCTTGCCGGATTGATGGCTTTTAAAGATGAAGCCGATGCTTTAATTTCGATAGATGCCGATTTACAGGATGATGTTCGCGTAATTGAAGAGATGATCCTTAAATTCAAGCTTGGCGTTGATGTAGTTTATGGTGTCAGAAAAGAAAGACCAACAGATACTTTTTTTAAGAAAAACACAGCTTTGCTTTTCTACAACCTAATGAAAATAATGAAAGTAAACATTGTTTACAACCACGCTGATTACAGGTTATGCAGCAAAAGGGTTTTGAACTCTTTGTCAGAGTTTGGCGAAGTCAATCTATTCTTAAGAGGAATTATCCCTACAATTGGCTTTACTAAAGAAAATGTTTATTATGACCGTTTAGAGCGTTTTGCTGGAGAATCTAAATACCCTTTGAGAAAAATGCTCACATTTGCCTGGAATGGTATTACTTCTTTTAGCAATTATCCTTTGCGATTGGTAACCATTATTGGCTTTGTCATTTTTTTCTTTTGCCTTCTAATGTCTGGATATGCCTTATTTTCACTTTACCGGCATAATGTTGTTCCAGGATGGTTGTCTACCGTTTTACCTATGTATTTTTTAGGTGGAGTTCAATTATTTTGTTTCGGAATCCTTGGCGAGTATATTGGCAAAATTTACCT
- a CDS encoding glucosyltransferase domain-containing protein, whose amino-acid sequence MNFKTHNKNFKLLFFSIAISFVTYGFGLTNYSLSIDSESPVYGDFSMDLGRWGTNLVRYRLFEGHTPYFTLLLGLLLLSVTAVELSKLFKLNHIYSYLFCAIFLSFPQMSYQLIFTMQADVVPLGFLLSVVGVNLFLQSTHNFFSVKSLGFFLASALVLMFVISIYQALIFLPIILFLILFLQSCDLEDFKFKNEFLKGIQFSALLILSALLYYISVKLLCPPVEGGYLSSYTSGDSSNRFSNFYQLWTNNLKGKFYYGERTYLLSSLIGMALLIKFGIQKKLFIYRFIALFFILLVPFFISFFITNNTNPPRIYVASGIVFAFLFAYFSKELKAEKIVVIACSLIFLTHLYFITQLFYSNYKIYNHDKEIAKKIDYTIQTKYPTFDANVNYVYFFGGLPYEHHEKYRLPNSEVFGGSLFSWDNGNNYRIVNFFKFTDIAYYKFIDNKETYSKIKDSMATMPIWPNPESVKMISNVIVVKLGAQKGAPLPGNIDN is encoded by the coding sequence ATGAACTTTAAGACGCACAATAAAAATTTTAAATTACTGTTTTTCTCCATTGCCATCTCATTTGTGACTTATGGGTTTGGACTAACAAACTATTCTTTGAGTATTGATAGTGAAAGTCCCGTTTATGGCGATTTTTCTATGGATTTAGGCAGATGGGGGACAAATCTTGTTCGTTACCGTCTTTTTGAAGGTCACACGCCTTATTTTACGCTATTACTTGGTTTATTGTTGTTGAGTGTTACTGCTGTTGAGCTGAGTAAGCTATTCAAGTTAAATCACATTTATTCCTATCTCTTCTGCGCGATTTTTTTATCTTTTCCTCAAATGTCTTATCAATTGATATTTACCATGCAGGCAGATGTTGTCCCATTGGGCTTTCTGCTTTCTGTTGTAGGGGTTAATTTATTTTTGCAAAGTACACATAATTTTTTTTCCGTTAAGTCATTGGGGTTCTTTTTGGCTTCAGCATTGGTTTTAATGTTTGTGATTTCCATCTATCAGGCACTTATTTTTTTACCAATTATCCTTTTCTTGATTCTTTTTCTCCAAAGTTGTGATTTGGAAGATTTCAAATTTAAAAACGAATTCTTAAAAGGAATTCAGTTTAGTGCATTGTTGATTTTATCGGCTCTGCTTTATTACATATCTGTAAAATTATTATGTCCTCCGGTTGAAGGAGGCTATTTATCTTCCTATACCTCAGGAGATTCCAGTAACCGTTTTTCAAATTTCTACCAGCTTTGGACAAACAACTTAAAAGGAAAATTTTATTACGGCGAAAGAACCTATTTACTGTCGTCTCTTATAGGAATGGCATTACTGATTAAATTTGGCATTCAGAAAAAACTTTTCATTTACAGGTTTATTGCGTTATTCTTTATTCTTTTAGTTCCATTTTTCATTTCTTTTTTTATTACCAACAACACAAATCCTCCTAGAATTTATGTAGCTAGCGGCATCGTTTTTGCCTTTTTGTTTGCTTATTTTTCGAAAGAATTGAAAGCTGAAAAGATTGTTGTAATAGCTTGTTCACTTATCTTTTTGACCCATTTGTATTTTATAACCCAATTGTTTTATTCAAACTATAAAATTTACAATCACGACAAAGAAATTGCCAAGAAGATAGATTACACAATTCAAACAAAATACCCAACATTTGATGCTAATGTAAATTATGTGTATTTCTTTGGGGGGCTGCCATATGAACACCATGAAAAATATAGATTACCAAATTCTGAGGTCTTTGGAGGATCTTTATTTTCTTGGGATAATGGAAATAATTATCGAATAGTTAATTTTTTCAAATTTACAGATATCGCTTATTATAAATTTATTGATAATAAAGAAACCTACAGCAAAATTAAAGATTCAATGGCAACTATGCCTATTTGGCCTAATCCCGAATCTGTAAAAATGATTAGTAATGTAATTGTTGTAAAATTAGGAGCTCAAAAAGGCGCTCCTTTACCAGGCAATATTGATAATTAA